In Thalassospira sp. TSL5-1, the sequence AGGGGCTGACAAAGGAACGGTCAATTTTGACCTCGTCAATCGGCAGGCGATCCAGATAACTGAGCGAGGAAAAACCGGTGCCAAAATCATCCAGCGACAGGCGAAAACCGGCCTCTTTCAGCATGGAAATAACCGTGATGCCCTCACGCGCACTGTGCATGGCAAAGCTTTCGGTAATTTCAAATTGCAGGTTTTCCGGCCCCAGTTGCGCATCGCGCACATGTGACAACAACCGGGGCACAAACCCCTTTTGATTAATATCAGACACCGAAAGATTAAGCGAAACCCGCACTTCGGGCAGCGTAAGCTGCTTGCGCCGTTCTACAAATCGCCCGGCAGCCGCCACCGCATGAAAGGTCAATTCCGAAATAAGACCGCTTTTTTCCGCCAGGGGAATAAAATGCGCGGGCGACACCGGTTCGCCTTCAAATGTCCAGCGGGCCAAAATTTCCATGCCAGAGAGTCTGCCGGTTGTGAGGGCGATTTGTGGCTGGAAATGAAACGTAATATCACCATTGCGCAGGGCATCATGCAGGCCGCTGCGCAACTGTACCGACCGGGCAATATTGTCTTGCAGGTCGGGAGTATAAAGCATGGCCTTGCCGGGGGTGTTTTGGGCCGCACGCAATAATGTGGTCCGCACAGCGCGGTCCACCGCGACCGATTCATGGTTTTCCACACCTTCGCGCACCACGCCGATCGTGGCCGACAGGGTGATGCTGTTTCCATCAATCACAAAGGCTTTTTCAAAGACCGACAACAGGATGGTTTCCTCAACCACACAATTTTCGTCAATCACGGCAAGGCGGAATTCCCCCAGACGGGCGACAAAAATGTCATCGCCGATCATGGTTTTCATCCGCGCATGAACCACCATGATCAGGCGGTCAACAAATTCCGTGCCAAAGGCCACGGCAAATTGCGGGGCTTCGTCGATCAGGACCAGGGCGACATGGCAATGCCGATCATCAATATCGATAATGTCAGACAGCTTGCGAAAATAGGCATTCTGGTTGGGAATACCCAGTTTCTGATCAACAAATGCCAATTCATCAAGACGTTTAAGCAGGGCAAGGTTTTCAAAACACAGCGCCAGATTGCCCGAAAACAGCCGCAGCAGCGAGATGGCATCATTATTGACCCTGCCCGCATGCTCAAAATAAACCAGCAATTCCCGGTCACGATTGGCCGCAAAGCGCATGGCAATGCTGTTGCCAATCAAAACCGGTTCATGGCTGTCAAAGGGCAAAGTGCATAGCGAAGTAATGTCGATCCCGGGAACACTGGCAATATCCAGCCCGACCTGATCGTGAAACCGGCCCAGCCCGGCAATAATCGGCAGGCGCATCAGGGTATCGCTGCCTTCCTGTGCTGGACCAATGGCGCAAATGGCCCCTTCCGGTTCCAGATGCAACAGGGCCGCCAGTTGCACAAGCACCCCTTGCGCAAACAGATCAAAACTGCGGCGGCTATATAGATCGCGCGTGCTTTTAATGATCAGTTCCAGCCCACTGCGCGTTTGTTCAAGAGTATTGATATAATCATAGGCACGGATGGAAGCCGTCAGGGTTGTGATCAACCTTGTGCGCGTCAGTTCATCCTTGGTGCGGTAATCGTTAATGTCATAGTCGCGGATGATCCGGCTTTCGGGGGCGTAACCGGGATGACCGGTTCGCAAAATGATCCGGGTTTTGGTATGTCCCTGTTCACGTAATTTGCGCACCAGATGCAGCCCGGCATGTTCTTCTTCCATGACAACATCAAGAAGGATTACCGCAATATCGGGCCGGGAATTGAAAATCCGTTCGGCTTCGGCACCGGAATGGGCGTGGATCAGTTCAAGCGAACGATCAAGAATAGTAACCTTACGCAAGGCAAATTCAGTCGCCTCGTGAACATCAAGATCGTCATCCACCACCAGAATTTTCCACGACGACAGCGCCGGCGGTAATAAGGTGCCATCTACGGGGTCGTCAAGACCAACACCACGGTCGGCACCATCATCAGCGCCGTCAAAAATTTCAATAAAATCGTCTTCATCGCTGTCCACTTTATCCCGATCCCCTTAAAGCCTTTAAATGCCTGCCGACGGGACGTTCCCCCTCAGGAAAATGAAAACTGTCTCCATCATCCTGCCCCTATATGTTTGACCCCCAATCTGAATTGGGGGCATCGCACCCAGTATATCCTCAACACGTTTTTCCCCTTAACCAATTGATTGTCAAACAATAGAATTATTTTAAAAGTTAATTCGCACCATTTTCAAAAAATGTGACTCGTTTCACCTTTCGCCCCTTGTAAACGATCCCTCTGGCACCGATGAGCAGACAGAAAACAGCCCTTTCGTTTTTTATTCAGATTTATCTGATATTACATCGGAACGATGAACAGGCTTAACAACCGGCTGCCGTGTAAAAATGCTTTTTTCTCACCTTTAATTAAGGTGAACATAAAAACTTTCAACTTCAAGGGGTAAAATGGAACAAGATCCAATTACGCCAGCCAATGACGCCGCCAGCCTGCGCCGCCTGATGCGCACGGCCCCCGAAGCAACCCTGGCGACCCTGGCCTTTACCCACAGTCAGGTGGCAAATGGCTGGCCGGTCGCCTCGATGGTGCAGCCGGTGATCGATATGGATGGCGCACCGATTATCCTGATTTCGCAACTGGCCGATCATACCCGTCATATCCATAATGACCCGCGCGTATCCTTGATGTTTCGGCCCTATTCCCCTGGTGGCACGGTAGAAACATCCCACCCCGCCGCCGCACCCAAAACCCCCGTTACCGATACCCAGCGCCTGACAATTTTTGGGCAGGCCACGAAAATTGACGATGCAAGGATCGAACGCCGCTACCTTACTGTTCAGCCCGCAGCCGCCCTTTACGCCGGTTTTGCCGATTTTGCCTTTTACCGCATTGAAATTGAGGCGGCCTATTGGGTCGGCGGATTTGGTAAACAGCGCCGCCTGCGCGGAGAACAGCTTTATGGCGCGGACCTTAACACCCTGACAAAAGGCCATGCCGCGCTAATTGATGATGTGAACAAAAACAAACCAGACCTGATTGCCCAAATTGCGCATTGGTATCTGCCAGCAATAACGGCGCCCAAAACCCGGTGGACACTGGCGGCCATTGACTGCGACGGAGCGTATTTTTCCTTTAATGACACCGTCTTTCGACTCGAATTTCCTCATACAATTTGCAGTATGGAAGATGCGCAAAAGATTCTGGTGAAAATAGGTCAGAAAAAGACCGAAATTCCGATATAAAACGGCAGATTTCCGGCGTTTTCAGCATATATGAACATGCTATTTTCACATTCGGGAAAAGGGTGAAAATTGCGGGTTATTTGACCAAAGCAGCGGTTGCTTTTGCCATGCCATTGTAACAATATGTCGCAATGTCAGGGACCCACCCCACGGGTTGCTTTCATATTTGTTTTTAAACCCCAGAATTTGATCCGACTAGGAGAGATCCGTGCTGCAATCAGGACCCGTTGTCAGCCGTGTAGGCCTTGAAAAACATGGCCTCAAAAATCTTGGCGCTGTTCACTGGAATTTGGACGCCGCAGGCCTTTACGAACATGCCATTCGTCGTTCGGAAGGCAAAATTGCCAAGGGTGGCGCCTTTGTCGCCCTCACCGGCGAACATACCGGTCGCTCCCCACAGGACCGTTATATCGTCGAAGAAGACTCGGTTAAGGCCGATATTGACTGGGGCGATGTTAACCGCCCGGTTTCCCCGGATGTATTTGAGCGCATGTATCAAAAAATCCGCGCCTATTTCCAGGGAACCGAACTTTTCGTACAGGATTGTCATGCCGGTTCCGACCCGCAGTTCCGCCTGCCGGTGCGTATCATCAATGAAAATGCCTGGCACAACCTGTTTGTGCGCAACATGTTCATTCAGCCGCCCAAAGAAGACCTGCGCGATTTTGACCCCGGCTTTACCATTCTGCATGCGCCGGGCCTGCAGGCTGACCCGGAAACGGATGGTACGCGTTCCGACGTTTTTGTCATGGTCAGCTTTGAACGTAAAATGGTGCTGATCGGCGGCACCTGGTATGCGGGCGAAATGAAGAAATCGATCTTCTCCGTCCTTAACCACATTCTGCCGGCCAAAAACGTTTTGCCAATGCACTGCTCGGCCAATATTGGCCCGAACGGCGACACTGCCATTTTCTTTGGTCTCTCTGGCACGGGTAAAACCACCCTATCGGCCGATGCGTCACGCACCCTGATCGGCGATGACGAACATGGCTGGGGCGAAGACGGCGTTTTCAACTTTGAAGGCGGCTGTTATGCCAAGGTGATCAAGCTGTCCAAAGAGGCAGAGCCGGAAATCTACGCAACCACCCAAACCTTTGGGACGGTTCTGGAAAACGTTGTCATGAACAAGCAAACCCGCGAGCTTGACCTTGACGACCCGCGCCACACCGAAAACACCCGTTCGAGCTATCCGATCGAATTCATCCCCAATGCGTCGGAGAATGGCCGGGGTGGTCATCCGAAAAACATCGTCATGCTGACCTGCGACGCCTTTGGCGTTTTGCCGCCAATCGCAAAACTCAGCGCAGCCCAGGCGATGTATCACTTCCTGTCAGGCTATACCGCCAAGGTTGCTGGCACCGAAAAAGGCGTCAAGGAACCGACTGCGGCATTTTCCGCCTGCTTTGGTGCGCCCTTCATGCCGCGTCACCCGTCGGTTTATGCCAAACTTCTGGGTGAACTGATTGAAAAGCACGGTTCGGATTGCTGGCTGGTCAATACCGGCTGGTCCGGTGGCGGCTTTGGCGAAGGATCTCGCATGAAGATCGGCTATACCCGTGCCCTTCTGAATGCGGCCCTGAATGGCGAATTGAAAAACGTTCCGTTCGCAACAGATCCGTTCTTTGGCCTGTCCTATCCGACCGAATGCGGCGATGTTCCGGCAAACGTTCTTAACCCGCGCGAAAGCTGGTCGAACAAGGCCGCCTATGACAAGGCAGCGGCAAATCTTACCGCACGCTTTGAAAAGAACTTTGCCAAATTTGAAGAACATGTAGATGATGGTGTCAAAGAAATTGCTATTCGCAACAGTGCCGAAATCAAGGCTGCCGAATAACATCTGCTTTGTTTAGCACCGGAAGGGCTGACCCTATTCGGGTCAGCCTTTTTTTATGTCGCGAAACATGAACAAAAAGCGGTGCGCCAGACAACCGCAACCAGGGACCGGAATAATGTTACAGATTAAACGCGGTCAGAGGGGAGAACGCGCATGACATGGTTGCGGAACCGGAATTGGGCGATTGGTTTTTTGGCGATATTCCTGTTCTGTGGTATCAGCATCATCGCAGATGCCCACGAAAAACCGCGCCGTAATGTGACGCTGGCCTGCAACCCTTTTCCGCCGTCGAAAATCGCCGAAAACCTGAAAATGCCTGGCTATGATGTGGAAATTCTGCGCGCCGCCTTTGCCGTAAGCGACATCAAGGTCAAAACCCCGTTTTATCCCTGGAAACGGGCATATCTGCTGGCATCAGAAGGGCAGGTAGACGGCCTGTGCTCCTGTTCCTATTCGGTCGAGCGGGAAAACGACCTGCTCTATTCGATCGAGCTTGGAAATGCGCGCATCGGACTGTTTTCCATTGCAGGCCATGTTCCACAATATATTACCAAACTGGAAGATGTGCGCAATTTGCGCATCGGCGTGGTTTCAGGCTACAGCCTTGAAAAATCGGCCGGAGATGCCGGGCTGAATGTGGTAACGGCAACCAGCGAGCAGACTTTACTGGGAATGCTCTATACCGGTCAAATCGATATGATCTATTCTTTCCGCGCGCCGGTTCTTGTGGCACAAAAAAAGCATAATATTCCTTTTTCGCTGGAATATCGCGAACTGAAACATGCCCCTTATTATGGCTGCATTTCACGCAAGATCGACGACGCCTATGCGCTGGTCGAAACCCTCAATCACGGGCTCCGAACCATTCAGGCCAATGGTGTTTATAACAGCATCCTGAAAAAATACGGCGTAAGCGAAATGTCCCTGGCCAATCCCACAAACTGGATCAATTAGTCTCTTTTTACTGGGACGAAAGCCTTTTGCCTTTACCAGAGCAAACGCATAAACATACCTGGCTGCACACAGAAATGACGCGGCCAACAAAACCAGACACATGAATGGAAAAACGCTCTAACTCAAACTCTTGCGCCCACGCCGCGACCGCAATTTCCGCCAATAGCTGGTAATATCTTTTTCCGGCTTGCCAAAAAGATAGCCTTGGGCGTAATCAAACCCGGCCTTGGTCACAAGGTCGCGCATATCGTCGGTTTCGATCATTTCCGCCACCACCTCGACCCCCAGCTGATGGCACAGCCCCACCAGAGAACGCAAAAAAGCCCGGCCTTTTTGGGTTTTCAGCGATTGATGAATCGACGGACCATCGATTTTGACATAATCAACTTCCATCGCGCTCAGATAGCTGAAATTGGCCGCACCGGTGCCAAAATCGTCCAGACAAATTTCAACACCATATTGCCTGAAACGCGCCAGCCAGCGCGACGCCTGCTCAAGTTCGGTAATTTCGGCTGTTTCGGTAATTTCGATCATCAATTGCGGCAGGGCTTTTTTGCTACGCTCGAACAATGCGATCACCGAACGGCAAAAATCGGGATTAACCAGACTGTTGCCCGAAACATTAACCGCCACACGCGCATCAATGCCTTCTTCAAGCTGGCGTTCAATCCATTTCAGGGTCCGGCGCAACATCGCCAGATCAAGCCGGTGGATCATATTAACCTGCTCGGCAAACATGATCAGCTTGTCGGTCGGGATCAATTCGCCATCTTCGCGATAAAAACGGACCAGCACTTCAAAATGGTGAATTTCCGCCGATGGCAGGCGCACAATCGGCTGATAAACCGCATCAAATTCCAGCCGGTCCACACGCTGGCCAAAATCACGCATCGCGCCAAAGGTATCATTGACCAGGTTGGGCATATGCCCGCTCAGGCGTGAAAAGGTAAAATTGTGTTCCTGTTTGTCGCAAAAGCGCCGGATCGAATATAAAACACCACGCGCCAAATCGCCCGGCGGCATGGCATGCGCGGTAAAATCGGTTTCCGACGTCCGCACAATAACACCCTTGCCATCCGGGTCGGCATTTTGCACGCACTGGGTAATCCGGTCTTCCAGGTCGCCAATACGCACTTCGGGATTATGCAACATGCCAAACTGGTTGGTGTTGATACGCCCGGCGGTATCCCCGGCAATGGAATGCGCCCTAAAAAATGCACCGATGGTCGACAGCATTTCGTCACGGGCCACCGTTTCCATGCGGGCGCACAGGGGTTCAAACGCATTCAGGGTAAACAGCGAGAATTTCTGATTCTGTCCGGTTTCGCGTTGCGCCATCAAACGTTCGGTGACAACACGCGACAGGCTTTCCTCGTCCAGCAGGCCGGTTGCGCCATCACGCTGAATGGATTGCAAAACATCATGTGGCAACGAATTTACCGTGACGCGCAAGGCAACAAAAAAATGGCCGTCCAGATCGGGTAAAAAATATCCCGTCAGGGATACTGGCGGGCTGATACGCTCATCAGGGCGGACAAACCGCACCAGGACATTGTCCATCCGGCCACGCCGGCGCGCTACATGCAGCATCTCGCTAACCAGCGGCCTGAAATGACTGGCAAGCAGGTCAACAAAAGGCCCGCCTTCGATTTGCTGGGTCCTTTGCCCCAAAATCCCTTCGGAGGCACCAGACGCAAACACAATACGGAACTCTTCATCAAGCTCCAGCAACAGGTCGCCCCAAACAAATGCCAGTGCTGCAAAACGATTGCGTTCATTGCGCAAGGATGACGCATGTTTCTTAAGACTGTTGGCCAACTACCCCTCGCACGCCAAAACGGCACTCTCATTTCGATCTTCCCGGGAAAACAAAATCATTTTCGCGGAAGCCCCCAATCCGGCATTCACCAGATATACCCAACCCTTTAAAGGCACTTTATCATTCTGACAATTAAAACTGACTTTATGTGGTTTTGTCGAATTTAATCTGTGTGGCACACTGCCCATCACGAATTTTTACGATAAAACCAATTCCAGTTTTATCGCAACCCACTGCGTATGTGCATGTTTACCTGTAGCGGCATTGTGATTGTTCTTCATTCATCCCCCCGGACCCGCTATGACTACAAATCAGTTTCAAATCGGTTTTATCGGCCCGCTTCCGTGATATCCGGACGATTCCGGTCTTTTTCAAGCCCCTGACCAATGGAAAAGGATTTTATGAACCACACTGTTCAGCCAACAGACCCCGCCACCCTGCCGGTCGTTAACGAAAACAGCGTTTTGATCTTTGATCTTGATAACACGTTGTACCCGTCAAGCTGTGATCTTTTTTCCCAGGTTTCTGTCCTGATCGGGAAATATGTAGCCGATTATCTGCGCCTGCCGGCAGAAAAGGCATATCTGGTTCAAAAAGATTATTTTCGTCGATATGGCACCACGCTCCGCGGTCTGATGATGGAACATAAAATCGATCCGGCCGATTATTTGAACAAGGTTCATGATATTGACCTATCGGTCATTGCGCCATCACCCGTACTTGCCAATGCGCTGGCAAACCTGCCCTGCCGCAAGGTCATTTTCACCAATGCCTCGCGCGGCCATGCCAGCCGCGTTATGGAACGCCTTGGCATTGCCGATCATTTTGAAACGATCTTTGATATTGTTGATGCCGAATATATCCCCAAACCGCAACAACAGCCCTATGATCGCCTGCTTGCCCGAGACGGCATAGATCCAACATGTGCGATCTATTTTGAGGACATGGCCAAAAACCTGTTACCGGCAAAGGATATGGGCATGACCACCGTTTGGGTCCATAGCGATTCGGATTGGGCCCATGAGGGACGGGATGACCCGCGTATTGACCATGAAACCGACGATCTGCCGGCCTTTCTGGAAATGCTGGTCAACAAATCAATGCGTTAGTGCGCCGCCATTTTGTCAATCGCCACATATATGTCGCAGTTTGGCAATGATGCCGGAATGATAAAAAGTTATAATCCGTCAAAATACCGAGACGGGCGGAGTTGACTTGACGCCGGGCTTTGCCCATTCTCCGCCGCGACGTATAAAAACAGCCACACCGCAAGGACGACCATAAATGGACAAGATTGAACTTGAAGGCGTGATCAATGTCGCCTGGGAAAACCGCGAACAGATCACCTCGGCCACCCAGGGCGAAACCCGTAAAGCTGTCGAGCAGACCCTGCTGGCTCTCGATAGCGGTGACTTGCGCGTGGCTGAGAAAAAGGATGGAAACTGGACCGTCAACCAGTGGGCCAAAAAGGCTGTTCTGCTGTCTTTCCGCCTGAATGACATGACCACCATCCCCGGTGGGCCGGGCGAAAACACCAACTGGTGGGACAAGGTTCCGTCCAAATTTGCCGGTTGGGGTGAAGAAGACTTCAAAAAGGCCGGTTTCCGCGCCGTTCCTGGCAGCATTGTGCGCCGTTCGGCCTATATCGCGCCGGGCACGGTTTTGATGCCCAGCTTTGTCAATTTGGGTGCCTATGTTGATAGCGGTGTGATGGTTGATACCTGGGCCACCGTTGGTTCCTGTGCCCAGATCGGCAAAAATGTTCACCTTTCCGGTGGTGCCGGTATTGGCGGCGTGCTGGAACCGCTGCAGGCCGGCCCAGTGATTATTGAAGACAACGCCTTTATCGGCGCGCGTTCGGAAATTGTCGAAGGCGTCATCGTCGAAGAAGGTGCCGTCATTTCGATGGGCGTTTTCATCGGGGCATCAACCAAGATCATCGACCGTGAAACCGGTGAAGTCTTTGTTGGCCGCGTTCCGGCCTATTCGGTTGTGGTGCCGGGCTCGATCCCGGGCAAGCCGCTGCCCAATGGCAAACCCGGCCCGAGCCTGTATTGCGCCGTAATCATCAAACGGGTTGACGAAAAAACCCGTTCCAAAACCTCGATCAACGAATTGCTGCGCGATTGATCGCTGTCAGCCCGTGATCTGATTGATTATAAGGGACGAAAGTGCAAAACGCATTTTCGTCCCTTTGTTTATGATTGCATATCCATAAGTTTTTCCCAAAGAGAGGCCCCATGTCGTCCGCCGCCCCGTCTGTCGCCCTGAAACTTGCCCAGTCCCTCATCCGTTGCCCTTCCGTTACACCAGCCGATGCCGGTGCGCTGGATGTTTTGCAGGCCGCCCTTGAAGAACGCGGGTTTGACGTCAAACGCAAAATTTTCAGCGAGGACGGCCTGGACAGCATCGACAACCTTTATGCCCGCCGGGGTACCAAGGGCCGGAATTTCTGTTTTGCCGGTCACACCGATGTGGTCCCTGCGGGCGATGAAAAGGCCTGGACCGTTGCCCCCTTTGGCGGCGATGTGGTGGATGGTCGCCTGTTTGGGCGCGGAGCAGTTGATATGAAAACCGGCATTGCCTGCTTTGTCGGCGCACTGGACCGTTTTTTGGCCGCCAACCCCGATTTTGATGAAAGCATCAGCCTGCTGATCACCGGGGATGAAGAAGCCGATGCTATCAATGGCACCGTCAAATTACTGGAATGGTGCGACGCGCACGGCGAAAAATTTGACGCCTGCCTTGTGGGCGAACCCACCAACCCGAAATATCTGGGCCAGATGATGAAGGTGGGGCGGCGTGGATCCATTACCGGCTGGATTACGGTATATGGCGCGCAGGGGCATGTCGCCTATCCGCATCTGGCAGATAACCCCGTACCCCGGCTTATTCGTGTGCTGGATGCCCTCACCTCGCGCGAGCTGGATACCGGCACCGATCATTTCCAACCCAGTAATCTTGAAGTCACCACCATTGATGCCAACAACCCGGCAACCAATGTGGTCCCGGCCAAAATCAGTGCGGCGTTTAACATCCGCTTTAATGACCTGCACCAGGGGGTTGATCTGGAAAAATGGATCCGCGATACCTGTGCGGAACATGCCGGTGCCCATGACCTGACGGTTAAAATTTCCGGCGAGGCCTTTTTGTCCGCCCCGGGGAAACTGGCCGGGCTAATCGCCGATGCGTCGGAGAAAATCACCGGCCACCGCCCGGAAATGTCCACCACCGGCGGCACGTCGGATGCCCGTTTCATTCAAAAATATTGCGAAGTTGCCGAATTTGGCCTGGTCGGGCAAAGCATGCACAAGGTTGATGAACATGCAATGGTCGATGATATCGACAACCTTGTTCTGATTTACGATGAAATCCTGAACCGGTTTTTTGACTGATCCCGCATGGCGGGAAGGCAACAACAGGCCGCGATGCCGGGGCAAATTTTCCCTACCGGCATTGCGGCATCTTGCCAAGGGCAGGAAAGCCTCCCTATGATGCAAAAGCCGGTCATCCTGTTTCATGGCACGGCATCTTTCATTCCCTTGCGTCAGCATTGACGGATTTCCAACCAATGAAAAAAAACGCCCCCGCCGCCAATGGCGCCCAGCCGGTTCCTGTTTGCCATAAAGGCGATATTGTCCCGCGTATCGCACTGCCCGGCCTGAATGATGTTGCCATAGACCTGACCGACCAGCGTATTGCTGGCGACAGCCTGATTTTATGGGTCGGGACAAAACAACCCACCGCCGATGATATGGCGCAAACCGCAAAATTTGCCGGGCAAATGAAACAAACCACCATTCGGCTTTTCCTGGTGGTAGCGGGCCATAAAGGCAGCCTTGACGAAGATTTCAAACGCCAGATCCCCGATTGCATCACGGTGATATTTGACCCGGAAAACCGCCTGATGCCGGTTTTTGACATCAAGGATCAGGGTTTTATCGTTATTCGCCCCGACGGACGATTGGGCGGCGTATTTTCGGCCCCCGAAGAAGCCATGAACGGATTTCAGATGGCGGTTGCCTATTGCCAGGCCCATTTCGACATGGTGGGATCAGGCGTTATTCAACGCCAGGCACCGGTCCTGGTGGTGGATAACGTGCTGGAACCCGAACTGTGCGACCAGTTGCTGAAATATTGGCGCAAGGGCGACAAACAGGCCAATGGCGTTTCCAAAGGCAACCAAAGCAACCAGGCCGGCGATACCGCGATGAAAGTGCGCAACGATGTCGTGCTTTTGGATGAAAAACTGTTTAACGAGGTTAAAAACCGCATCGTCAAACGGGTTGTGCCCGAAATTGCCAAGGCTTTTCAATTCCAAACAGCCAGCATGGAGGCCCTGCGCATTGGCAATTATCACAGCAAGGAAAAAGGGTTTTTCGGCCGACATCGCGACAATAAAACAACCTTTACCGCCCATCGCCGCTTTGCCGTTTCGCTAAACCTTAACCCGCTGACCTATAAGGGCGGGCAGGTTAATTTCCCGGAATATGGACAGGCGCTATATGCGCCACCTCAGGGCGGCGCACTGGTGTTTTCCTGCTCGCTTCTGCACGAAGCCATGCCTGTGACCGAAGGCGAGCGATTTGGCATTTTCACCTTCCTGACCGATGCCGCAGGTGCCCGCCAGGAACAGGAGATGATGGCCAAACATCGCGGCACCGTGCAGCCACTGGCGATGAAGAAATAACCCGTCCCAAAGCATCCAAAACCAGACAGGCCGGTTGCCATTACCGGCCTGATCCCTTTCAGACTATTCCGGTTTCCAGGTAATTGGCACATAGGCCGGGTGTTGGGCAAATCTCGCAAGCCAGCGGCCAATGCCTGGAAAACGCGCCATATCCAGCCCACCCTCGTCGGCAACATGGGTATAGGCATAAAGCGCAATGTCGGCGATGGTGCAGTCATCACCCACCAGCCAGTCATGGTCTTTCAGACGATCTTCCATGATGGACAGCGCATTATAAGCCGCCTCGCGTTTCATGGGTATCAAGGGCTTGCCATAGTCCGGCGTGCCTTTGACACTCATCCAGGCACGCAAAACCGCAACATTGGGTTCGTGTTCATATTGTTCAAAAAACAGCCACTGATAAACCGCTGCCCGATCCCATTTGTCGGTCGGCACCCATTTGGTGCCTTCAGCCAGAAACAGCAAAATGGCGTTGCTTTCGGCCAGAACATGCCCATCCCCCATATCAAGCGCAGGGATACGCCCGACCGGGTTGATATTTTTGCGAAAATCATCCGTGCGGGTGTCACCCTTGGTGATATCATGTTCAACAAGTGAAAATTCCTGGCCCAAAAACCTCAGCAACAGCCGGATTTTATAGCCATTACCCGATGGCAGAAAATCATGCAAAATCATGGTTTTTATCCTGATAAACGGTCTGTGTAAAATCGGGCCGGCCCCGCAATGCCATCTTTGCTGCAGGATCACTGGCAAACAATCGAATAGTTTTGACGATATTGTTCAATTTCATTGATGGTTTTTTCTGACCAGTTTTGCGGTATCTTTTTCGTCATGCCAAAAAACACGGGAAGCCATCATGGATAGTGATCTTCTGCGCAGCTTTGTTTCCTTTGCCGAATGCGGCAGTTTTAACCGCGCGGCAGACCGTGTGGGCCGCACGCCATCGGCCTTTTCGATGCAAATGAAGCGGCTGGAAGAGACACTCGATCAGAAACTGTTCACCCGTGAAGGCCGCAATGTCGTGCTGACCAACGAGGGGATTACCTTTGTGGGTTATGCAAGGCGCATTTTATCGCTACAGGAGGAAGCCCGCGAAAGCATACGCGGCGAGACACTTTCCCGCCCCATCCGCATTGGCTGCCCGGACGATTATGCCGAAAAAATTCTGCCCGTGGTATTGCGTGCGATCAGCGAAATCCACCCCACAGCACAGTTTTTCATTTCGGTTAATCCGACAATTATTTTACGGCGCATGGTCGATCAGGGCGAACTGGATCTGAGCATTAT encodes:
- a CDS encoding EAL domain-containing protein, translating into MANSLKKHASSLRNERNRFAALAFVWGDLLLELDEEFRIVFASGASEGILGQRTQQIEGGPFVDLLASHFRPLVSEMLHVARRRGRMDNVLVRFVRPDERISPPVSLTGYFLPDLDGHFFVALRVTVNSLPHDVLQSIQRDGATGLLDEESLSRVVTERLMAQRETGQNQKFSLFTLNAFEPLCARMETVARDEMLSTIGAFFRAHSIAGDTAGRINTNQFGMLHNPEVRIGDLEDRITQCVQNADPDGKGVIVRTSETDFTAHAMPPGDLARGVLYSIRRFCDKQEHNFTFSRLSGHMPNLVNDTFGAMRDFGQRVDRLEFDAVYQPIVRLPSAEIHHFEVLVRFYREDGELIPTDKLIMFAEQVNMIHRLDLAMLRRTLKWIERQLEEGIDARVAVNVSGNSLVNPDFCRSVIALFERSKKALPQLMIEITETAEITELEQASRWLARFRQYGVEICLDDFGTGAANFSYLSAMEVDYVKIDGPSIHQSLKTQKGRAFLRSLVGLCHQLGVEVVAEMIETDDMRDLVTKAGFDYAQGYLFGKPEKDITSYWRKLRSRRGRKSLS
- a CDS encoding pyrimidine 5'-nucleotidase → MNHTVQPTDPATLPVVNENSVLIFDLDNTLYPSSCDLFSQVSVLIGKYVADYLRLPAEKAYLVQKDYFRRYGTTLRGLMMEHKIDPADYLNKVHDIDLSVIAPSPVLANALANLPCRKVIFTNASRGHASRVMERLGIADHFETIFDIVDAEYIPKPQQQPYDRLLARDGIDPTCAIYFEDMAKNLLPAKDMGMTTVWVHSDSDWAHEGRDDPRIDHETDDLPAFLEMLVNKSMR
- the dapD gene encoding 2,3,4,5-tetrahydropyridine-2,6-dicarboxylate N-succinyltransferase, translating into MDKIELEGVINVAWENREQITSATQGETRKAVEQTLLALDSGDLRVAEKKDGNWTVNQWAKKAVLLSFRLNDMTTIPGGPGENTNWWDKVPSKFAGWGEEDFKKAGFRAVPGSIVRRSAYIAPGTVLMPSFVNLGAYVDSGVMVDTWATVGSCAQIGKNVHLSGGAGIGGVLEPLQAGPVIIEDNAFIGARSEIVEGVIVEEGAVISMGVFIGASTKIIDRETGEVFVGRVPAYSVVVPGSIPGKPLPNGKPGPSLYCAVIIKRVDEKTRSKTSINELLRD
- the dapE gene encoding succinyl-diaminopimelate desuccinylase; protein product: MSSAAPSVALKLAQSLIRCPSVTPADAGALDVLQAALEERGFDVKRKIFSEDGLDSIDNLYARRGTKGRNFCFAGHTDVVPAGDEKAWTVAPFGGDVVDGRLFGRGAVDMKTGIACFVGALDRFLAANPDFDESISLLITGDEEADAINGTVKLLEWCDAHGEKFDACLVGEPTNPKYLGQMMKVGRRGSITGWITVYGAQGHVAYPHLADNPVPRLIRVLDALTSRELDTGTDHFQPSNLEVTTIDANNPATNVVPAKISAAFNIRFNDLHQGVDLEKWIRDTCAEHAGAHDLTVKISGEAFLSAPGKLAGLIADASEKITGHRPEMSTTGGTSDARFIQKYCEVAEFGLVGQSMHKVDEHAMVDDIDNLVLIYDEILNRFFD
- a CDS encoding 2OG-Fe(II) oxygenase encodes the protein MKKNAPAANGAQPVPVCHKGDIVPRIALPGLNDVAIDLTDQRIAGDSLILWVGTKQPTADDMAQTAKFAGQMKQTTIRLFLVVAGHKGSLDEDFKRQIPDCITVIFDPENRLMPVFDIKDQGFIVIRPDGRLGGVFSAPEEAMNGFQMAVAYCQAHFDMVGSGVIQRQAPVLVVDNVLEPELCDQLLKYWRKGDKQANGVSKGNQSNQAGDTAMKVRNDVVLLDEKLFNEVKNRIVKRVVPEIAKAFQFQTASMEALRIGNYHSKEKGFFGRHRDNKTTFTAHRRFAVSLNLNPLTYKGGQVNFPEYGQALYAPPQGGALVFSCSLLHEAMPVTEGERFGIFTFLTDAAGARQEQEMMAKHRGTVQPLAMKK